A single Lactuca sativa cultivar Salinas chromosome 8, Lsat_Salinas_v11, whole genome shotgun sequence DNA region contains:
- the LOC122194425 gene encoding low affinity inorganic phosphate transporter 4-like, whose translation MASNNLSVLEALDTARTQWYHVKAIVIAGMGFFTDAYDLFCISTVSKLLGRLYFSDGNSTDPGKLPTNINNAVTGVALIGTLAGQLVFGWLGDKLGRKRVYGITLILMVICALCSGLSFGYSPKAVIGTLCFFRFWLGFGIGGDYPLSATIMSEYANKNTRGSFIAAVFAMQGVGIIFAGLVSMIVSHLFLTANPAPPFHEDHVLSTQRKADFAWRIVLMLGALPALLTYYWRMKMPETGRYTAIIVGNAKQAASDMGRVLDIEIQEEQEKLAMFMANNDYPIWSRKFYKRHGRHLIGTMSTWFLLDIAFYSQNLSQKDIFPVMGLTKKANDVNALEEMFLTSRAMFIIAMFGTFPGYWFTVAFIEKIGRFYIQLMGFFMMSVFMFIMGIKYDYLATKENRWVFAGLYGLTFFFANFGPNSTTFVLPAELFPTRVRSTCHAMSAAAGKAGAMVSAFGIQTYTLKGGKSKIKKAMIILAVTNMLGLLCTFLVTETKGRSLEEISGEDGSKDKAEEEMSNRGRRQGQET comes from the coding sequence ATGGCTTCCAATAACCTATCAGTACTAGAAGCACTCGATACAGCTCGCACTCAATGGTACCATGTCAAAGCCATTGTCATCGCCGGAATGGGTTTCTTCACCGATGCCTACGATCTCTTTTGTATCTCCACCGTCTCCAAGCTCTTGGGTCGTCTTTACTTCTCCGATGGTAACTCCACAGACCCCGGAAAACTCCCAACAAACATCAACAACGCCGTCACCGGAGTAGCCCTTATCGGAACCCTAGCTGGACAACTGGTATTTGGGTGGCTTGGTGATAAGCTCGGCCGGAAAAGGGTGTACGGCATCACCTTGATTCTTATGGTGATTTGTGCCCTCTGCTCCGGTTTATCTTTTGGCTACAGTCCGAAGGCTGTGATTGGTACCCTTTGTTTCTTCCGGTTCTGGCTTGGATTTGGGATTGGTGGGGATTACCCTCTCTCCGCCACCATCATGTCGGAGTATGCAAACAAGAACACCCGAGGGTCGTTTATCGCCGCCGTGTTTGCAATGCAAGGAGTAGGAATTATTTTCGCCGGTCTAGTTTCCATGATCGTGTCTCATCTTTTCTTAACAGCCAACCCTGCACCTCCATTCCATGAGGATCACGTGCTTTCCACACAGAGGAAAGCCGATTTCGCATGGAGAATTGTCCTCATGCTCGGAGCTCTGCCGGCTCTTTTGACATACTACTGGCGGATGAAGATGCCGGAAACCGGGAGGTATACCGCCATTATCGTGGGAAATGCGAAGCAAGCCGCATCAGATATGGGTCGGGTCTTGGATATTGAAATCCAAGAGGAGCAAGAGAAATTGGCTATGTTTATGGCAAATAACGACTACCCTATCTGGTCAAGAAAGTTCTATAAGCGGCATGGACGTCACTTGATCGGAACAATGAGCACTTGGTTCTTGTTGGACATTGCATTTTACAGTCaaaacttgagccaaaaagatATTTTTCCGGTGATGGGTTTGACAAAGAAGGCCAATGACGTCAACGCTCTTGAAGAAATGTTCTTGACTTCACGTGCTATGTTCATAATCGCCATGTTTGGTACTTTTCCGGGATACTGGTTCACGGTGGCGTTCATTGAGAAAATAGGCCGGTTCTACATACAGCTGATGGGCTTCTTCATGATGTCGGTTTTCATGTTCATAATGGGAATAAAATACGATTACCTCGCGACTAAAGAAAACAGATGGGTGTTCGCCGGTCTCTATGGGCTGACCTTCTTCTTTGCGAATTTTGGACCTAATAGCACAACCTTCGTTTTACCGGCGGAGTTGTTTCCGACCAGGGTGAGGTCAACCTGCCATGCAATGAGCGCTGCCGCCGGGAAGGCCGGCGCAATGGTGAGTGCGTTTGGGATTCAGACTTACACTTTGAAGGGGGGAAAATCTAAAATCAAGAAAGCGATGATCATATTGGCAGTGACGAATATGTTGGGGCTTCTCTGTACTTTTTTGGTGACGGAAACGAAAGGGCGATCGTTGGAGGAGATTTCAGGCGAAGATGGAAGCAAAGATAAGGCAGAAGAGGAGATGAGTAATAGAGGACGTCGTCAAGGTCAGGAGACTTGA